The Kineosporiaceae bacterium genome contains a region encoding:
- a CDS encoding glutamine synthetase: protein MDRQQEFVLRTLEERDIRFVRLWFTDVLGTLKSVAVAPAELEGAFAEGIGFDGSAIQGLARVYEADMLVRPDPSTFAVLPWRGDHQGTGRMFCDILTPDGEHTLADPRYVLKRSLEKAAGHGLTFYTHPEIEFYLLKDEPGPGRVPVPVDQAGYFDHVARGTTHDFRRAAISVLESMGISVEFSHHEGGPGQNEIDLRYADALSTADNIMTFRTVIKEVALEQGVYATFMPRPFADHPGSGMHTHLSLFEGDRNAFHEAGSEYQLSKVARHFIAGLLVHAAEITAVTNQWVNSYKRLWGGVGSLPPEAGRGNEAPAYVCWGHNNRSALIRVPMYKPGKDNSTRIEYRSLDPACNPYLAYAVILAAGLKGIEESYELPDGAEDDVWALTDAERRALGIKPLPSNLEAAIELMQRSELVAETLGEGLFDFFLRNKRQEWADYRRQVTPYELDRYLPML from the coding sequence GTGGACAGACAGCAGGAGTTCGTGCTTCGCACGCTCGAGGAGCGCGACATCCGTTTCGTGCGCCTGTGGTTCACCGACGTCCTCGGCACACTCAAATCCGTGGCGGTGGCGCCGGCCGAGCTCGAGGGCGCCTTCGCCGAGGGCATCGGCTTCGACGGCTCGGCGATCCAGGGGCTGGCCCGGGTCTACGAGGCCGACATGCTGGTGCGTCCCGACCCGTCGACCTTCGCCGTCCTGCCCTGGCGCGGTGACCACCAGGGCACCGGGCGCATGTTCTGCGACATCCTCACCCCGGACGGCGAGCACACCCTCGCCGATCCGAGGTACGTCCTGAAGCGTTCACTCGAGAAGGCCGCCGGGCACGGGCTGACCTTCTACACCCACCCCGAGATCGAGTTCTACCTGCTCAAGGACGAGCCCGGCCCGGGCCGGGTGCCGGTTCCGGTCGACCAGGCCGGCTACTTCGACCACGTGGCGCGCGGTACCACCCACGACTTCCGGCGGGCGGCGATCAGCGTCCTCGAGAGCATGGGCATCTCGGTGGAGTTCAGCCACCACGAGGGCGGCCCGGGCCAGAACGAGATCGACCTGCGCTACGCCGATGCGCTCAGCACGGCCGACAACATCATGACCTTCCGTACCGTGATCAAGGAGGTGGCGTTGGAGCAGGGCGTCTACGCCACCTTCATGCCCCGCCCGTTCGCCGATCACCCCGGTTCGGGGATGCACACTCACCTGTCGCTGTTCGAGGGCGACCGCAACGCCTTCCACGAGGCGGGCTCGGAATACCAGCTGAGCAAGGTGGCCCGGCACTTCATCGCCGGGTTGCTGGTGCACGCCGCCGAGATCACCGCGGTCACCAACCAGTGGGTGAACTCCTACAAGCGGCTGTGGGGCGGGGTCGGCTCGTTGCCGCCCGAGGCCGGCCGCGGCAACGAGGCACCGGCCTACGTCTGCTGGGGGCACAACAACCGCTCGGCGCTGATCCGGGTGCCGATGTACAAGCCGGGCAAGGACAACTCGACGCGCATCGAGTACCGCTCCCTGGACCCGGCCTGCAACCCCTACCTGGCGTACGCGGTGATCCTGGCCGCCGGGTTGAAGGGCATCGAGGAGTCCTACGAGCTGCCCGACGGCGCCGAGGACGACGTGTGGGCGCTGACCGACGCCGAGCGCCGGGCGTTGGGCATCAAGCCGCTGCCGAGCAACCTCGAGGCGGCCATCGAGCTCATGCAACGGTCCGAGTTGGTCGCCGAGACCCTCGGTGAGGGCCTGTTCGACTTCTTCCTGCGCAACAAGCGCCAGGAGTGGGCCGACTATCGCCGTCAGGTCACGCCGTACGAACTGGACCGCTACCTTCCGATGCTGTGA